One part of the Rutidosis leptorrhynchoides isolate AG116_Rl617_1_P2 chromosome 1, CSIRO_AGI_Rlap_v1, whole genome shotgun sequence genome encodes these proteins:
- the LOC139859049 gene encoding disease resistance protein RUN1-like, whose translation MPASSTSHRWKYDVFVSFRGEDIRKNFMDHLFTDFKQKGIHAFKDHDELPRGEEISPQLYKAIEESRFLIVIFSEGYAFSSWCLRELVKILECKKTEHPKSEVQIIFYDVKPDVVRKQKGSYAEAFAKHEVLYSNDQVTEWKKALSTSADLSGWDLQELTNGYEAKFIASITKEILKSICHGPLHVGENIVGVDAHVNKLNLIQFVASHKVHMIGLCGVSGIGKTTLSKAIYNLMHIHFDGSCFCEDIQGVSKRQGLTQVQMQLIDDITKTVNIRIPSVTQGIEVIKKMMSSKPILLVLDDVDHREQLEALAGSHNWFFPGSLIIFTSKDKQLLRSHRVDDIHDVTFLSDDESLQLFASYAFKEKRTSSGFEELAEKVVKYVKGHPLAVRVMGCFLYEKTVGEWVSELDRLKLHPNDEIQRVLRTSFDDLNLHQKKILLDVACSFVGVNRDFAASVLDSCNFFADSNIRVLVDKSLITISRDMSLQMHDLIQAMAKGIVREEYTLIGKQSRLWIASEIYDVLNGNEVTVTEAVEVLDLMLEKSCQQVHIINVKAFARMKKLRILKIYYQEDIAIKDLNVKFSGSLEFLSNEIRLLDWKGFPFRLLPSSFYPENIVAIDLSYSNIKHLWTTPKCFLRLKVMKLRHCRMLTSTPDFTEITNLEELILEGCVNLTKLHPSVGSLKKLIILNVKKCKILRRFTFKVDMESLKVLNLSGCLKVDKLPENLGSIKTLVELHINRTSITKLPSFVYSMRNLESLSFGQYERIPSTWRSLICHPVRLPSRQQLPQSLVLPSLTGLNFLNTLDLRLCNISVVPDSIGGLSHLKDLYLGGNDFTKLPGSLSQLTLLETLALDCCKNLEVVPELPPSTRTLFLNDCTSLCGRPEWLNLGHVFFSCIFFGYPESLKNLTVHEIQLLDSSVTSNGSRNQFFSLLEYMALKIIKSEIIPAQEDHMFPDLLDVVYHTSYIPQWFTNQSKGNHVKVDLPSDWCYDKVIGYVFCVVFTPKKHQRSIALYHHNIEYFVNNFDGDILYRTYHYDDMPGKDEFRVKSGSDMIWLHYNAFTRKLKKAEKFVTFTFNGGEFVDVKECGVRLVYDEDKHKGIDLSTIQDIPTPTKDDGYFGLVKDLKFTQVSW comes from the exons ATGCCTGCTTCTTCCACTTCCCATCGATGGAAATATGATGTGTTCGTAAGTTTTAGGGGCGAAGATATTCGTAAAAACTTCATGGATCATCTTTTTACAGATTTCAAACAAAAGGGAATTCATGCTTTTAAAGATCATGACGAATTGCCGAGAGGAGAAGAGATATCTCCTCAACTTTACAAAGCCATTGAAGAATCAAGGTTTCTAATCGTTATCTTCTCCGAGGGTTATGCATTTTCTTCGTGGTGTTTAAGAGAACTTGTGAAAATACTCGAATGTAAGAAAACAGAACATCCCAAATCAGAGGTTCAAATAATCTTTTATGATGTAAAACCTGATGTGGTTAGGAAACAGAAAGGGAGCTACGCAGAAGCATTTGCCAAACATGAAGTATTATATAGCAATGATCAGGTGACTGAGTGGAAGAAAGCTTTATCTACTTCAGCTGACTTGTCTGGATGGGACCTACAGGAGCTGACGAACGG ATATGAGGCAAAGTTCATTGCTAGCATTACCAAGGAAATCCTCAAAAGTATATGTCACGGTCCTTTGCATGTTGGTGAAAACATAGTAGGTGTTGATGCCCATGTAAATAAGTTGAACTTGATACAGTTTGTTGCGTCACACAAAGTTCACATGATTGGCTTATGTGGTGTTAGTGGTATAGGAAAAACAACCCTTTCCAAAGCTATTTACAACTTGATGCATATCCATTTTGACGGAAGTTGTTTTTGTGAAGATATACAAGGGGTCTCGAAACGACAAGGCCTAACTCAAGTCCAGATGCAACTTATTGATGACATCACGAAAACAGTTAATATAAGAATACCAAGTGTTACTCAAGGGATTGAGGTAATTAAGAAGATGATGTCATCTAAGCCAATTTTGTTAGTTTTGGATGATGTGGATCATCGAGAGCAGTTAGAAGCACTAGCAGGTTCACATAATTGGTTTTTCCCTGGAAGTTTGATTATTTTCACAAGTAAAGACAAACAGTTACTAAGATCTCATAGGGTAGATGATATTCATGACGTAACCTTTCTGAGCGACGATGAATCTCTTCAGCTTTTTGCATCTTACGCCTTTAAGGAAAAGCGTACTAGTAGTGGGTTTGAAGAGCTTGCAGAAAAAGTTGTGAAATATGTAAAAGGTCACCCTCTAGCCGTTAGAGTTATGGGTTGTTTTTTGTATGAAAAAACTGTGGGTGAATGGGTAAGTGAACTGGACAGGCTTAAATTACATCCTAATGATGAAATACAAAGGGTGCTTCGTACAAGTTTTGATGACCTAAACCTTCATCAGAAAAAAATCTTGCTTGATGTAGCATGTTCGTTCGTTGGGGTAAACAGAGATTTTGCAGCAAGTGTACTAGACAGCTGTAATTTTTTTGCAGATTCGAATATCAGAGTACTAGTTGATAAGTCATTGATCACGATATCTAGAGATATGTCACTTcaaatgcatgacttaatacaagcTATGGCAAAGggaattgttcgtgaagaatataccTTGATTGGGAAGCAGAGCAGGTTGTGGATTGCCTCTGAGATTTACGATGTATTGAATGGAAACGAG GTGACAGTGACAGAAGCAGTTGAAGTTTTAGATCTTATGTTAGAAAAATCTTGTCAACAGGTTCACATAATAAATGTTAAAgcttttgctcgaatgaaaaaacTGCGGATCTTGAAAATTTACTATCAGGAAGACATTGCAATAAAAGACTTGAATGTGAAATTCTCGGGAAGTTTGGAATTTTTGTCGAATGAGATAAGGTTACTTGATTGGAAAGGATTTCCTTTTAGGTTGTTACCTTCTAGTTTTTATCCGGAAAACATTGTTGCCATCGACTTGTCTTACAGCAACATAAAACATCTTTGGACAACACCCAAG TGCTTTTTAAGGTTGAAAGTCATGAAGCTACGTCACTGTCGTATGCTAACAAGTACCCCCGATTTCACAGAAATTACAAATCTGGAAGAGCTAATTCTTGAAGGCTGTGTGAACTTGACTAAACTTCACCCATCAGTTGGATCGCTCAAGAAGCTCATTATTTTAAATGTGAAAAAATGCAAAATTCTTAGGAGATTTACTTTTAAAGTGGATATGGAATCGCTTAAAGTTCTAAACCTCTCGGGGTGTTTAAAAGTGGACAAACTGCCTGAAAACTTGGGCAGTATCAAGACCTTAGTGGAGCTCCATATTAATAGAACATCCATAACAAAACTTCCTTCATTTGTGTACTCTATGAGAAACCTTGAATCATTGTCATTTGGTCAATATGAGAGGATTCCGTCTACATGGCGGAGTTTAATTTGTCATCCTGTTCGTTTACCAAGTAGACAACAACTTCCCCAAAGTTTAGTATTGCCTTCATTGACTGGTTTGAATTTCTTAAATACTTTAGATCTTAGGCTCTGCAATATATCAGTAGTGCCTGATAGCATTGGAGGTTTATCACATCTAAAAGACCTGTACTTAGGTGGGAACGATTTTACTAAATTACCAGGCAGTTTAAGTCAACTTACTCTTCTTGAGACTCTTGCCCTAGATTGTTGCAAGAATCTAGAAGTGGTCCCCGAACTTCCACCTAGTACGCGTACTCTTTTTCTAAATGATTGCACATCATTGTGTGGACGACCAGAATGGCTCAATCTTGGTCATGTATTTTTTTCCTGCATATTCTTCGGTTATCCAGAATCATTGAAGAATCTTACTGTCCATGAAATCCAGCTTCTAGACTCATCTGTAACTTCAAATGGCTCAAGAAACCAGTTTTTCTCTTTACTTGAGTATATGGCTCTCAAGATAATCAAATCTGAGATCATCCCAGCTCAAGAAGATCACATGTTTCCTGACTTATTAGATGTGGTATATCATACTAGTTATATTCCACAATGGTTTACAAATCAGAGTAAGGGAAATCATGTAAAAGTTGATTTACCTTCAGATTGGTGCTACGATAAGGTTATCGGATATGTATTTTGTGTTGTGTTCACACCCAAAAAGCATCAACGTAGCATAGCCCTTTACCATCACAACATAGAATACTTTGTAAACAACTTCGATGGAGATATTTTATATCGTACTTATCATTACGATGATATGCCGGGAAAGGATGAGTTTAGAGTAAAAAGCGGGTCAGATATGATATGGTTGCATTATAATGCATTTACACGGAAATTGAAGAAAGCGGAGAAGTTTGTTACTTTTACCTTCAACGGAGGTGAATTTGTTGATGTGAAGGAGTGCGGTGTAAGATTAGTATACGATGAAGATAAACATAAAGGAATTGATTTGAGTACCATTCAAGACATCCCAACTCCCACAAAAGATGATGGTTACTTTGGTCTAGTTAAGGACCTTAAGTTTACCCAGGTGTCATGGTAG